In Phaeobacter gallaeciensis DSM 26640, a genomic segment contains:
- a CDS encoding amino acid ABC transporter ATP-binding protein, which yields MNTWTSDQPIVSIRDVHKSFGQIEVLKGVSLDIMKGEVICIIGPSGSGKSTLIRCINALNDIQGGSITVEGQEVHDAQLDRLQLRKKVGMVFQQYNLFPHKTALENVMMAPVKVLKEEKIEVEERARALLKKVRLEGKEHSYPGELSGGQQQRVAIARSLAMRPDVMLFDEVTAALDPETVKEVLVTIKDLAADGMTCILVTHEMGFAREVADHIYFTDKGVIVEHGSPDTFFDNAQDPRTKEFLSQIL from the coding sequence ATGAATACTTGGACATCTGATCAACCGATTGTTTCCATCCGGGACGTGCACAAGTCCTTCGGGCAAATTGAAGTTCTGAAAGGCGTTAGCCTGGACATCATGAAGGGCGAGGTCATTTGCATCATCGGCCCGTCAGGATCAGGTAAATCGACTCTGATACGCTGCATCAATGCGCTCAACGACATTCAGGGCGGCTCGATTACGGTCGAAGGCCAAGAGGTGCATGATGCACAGCTTGACCGGCTGCAGTTGCGCAAAAAGGTCGGCATGGTTTTCCAGCAATACAACCTTTTCCCGCACAAGACCGCGCTGGAAAACGTGATGATGGCACCAGTAAAAGTGCTGAAGGAAGAAAAGATTGAAGTTGAGGAACGCGCACGTGCATTGCTGAAAAAGGTTCGGCTGGAAGGCAAAGAACACAGTTATCCCGGCGAGCTGTCGGGGGGCCAGCAGCAGCGGGTTGCCATTGCGCGCAGTCTGGCGATGCGTCCGGATGTCATGCTGTTTGATGAGGTGACCGCAGCCCTTGACCCGGAAACTGTGAAGGAGGTTTTGGTTACCATTAAGGATCTGGCGGCGGATGGGATGACCTGCATCCTTGTAACGCATGAAATGGGGTTTGCTCGCGAAGTGGCGGACCACATCTATTTCACCGACAAGGGGGTGATTGTCGAACATGGTTCGCCTGACACGTTCTTTGACAACGCCCAGGATCCGCGTACAAAAGAGTTTCTGAGCCAGATTCTATAA
- a CDS encoding integrase core domain-containing protein, whose product MHRAERQQVACAGAGAHQVKRAWCFLSCWSVCHSKSSYSAACGNGRRASKQAMSDRQETLEAWQEDYNYQRPHSALGNLKPMELAEKMNIDKLAA is encoded by the coding sequence TTGCATCGCGCGGAACGTCAGCAGGTCGCGTGCGCCGGGGCCGGCGCCCACCAGGTCAAGCGAGCCTGGTGCTTTTTGAGTTGCTGGAGCGTCTGTCATTCGAAGTCTTCCTATTCTGCGGCCTGCGGAAATGGGCGCCGTGCCAGCAAGCAGGCGATGTCAGATCGGCAAGAAACGCTGGAAGCATGGCAGGAGGATTACAACTATCAAAGACCACATTCGGCGTTGGGCAACCTGAAACCGATGGAATTGGCAGAGAAAATGAACATAGACAAACTGGCCGCGTAA
- a CDS encoding IS3 family transposase yields MFEYIEVFYNRQRRHLAIGYQTPAQAYETMTWKSAA; encoded by the coding sequence ATCTTCGAATACATTGAGGTCTTCTACAACCGTCAGAGGCGGCATTTAGCCATCGGCTACCAAACCCCCGCGCAAGCGTATGAAACCATGACTTGGAAAAGTGCAGCATAG
- the cobA gene encoding uroporphyrinogen-III C-methyltransferase, which translates to MTDAPATQKAPGSLDLVGAGPGARDLLTFRAMQRLQQADTVFYDRLVDEEVLELAPPAAKRVFVGKHVGAHAWPQDKINAVIVAETLKGRRVVRLKSGDPGIFGRVAEELAAARAAGIEAEVVPGVTAACAAAAQTGIPLTEHGVSDILVLTTAKCKADDPLPDCALYAKPGTTIVIYMAVRQAGDRPVSRTV; encoded by the coding sequence ATGACAGACGCTCCAGCAACTCAAAAAGCACCAGGCTCGCTTGACCTGGTGGGCGCCGGCCCCGGCGCACGCGACCTGCTGACGTTCCGCGCGATGCAAAGGCTGCAGCAGGCCGATACGGTTTTCTATGACCGTCTGGTTGATGAAGAGGTTCTGGAACTGGCCCCGCCCGCGGCTAAACGGGTCTTCGTCGGCAAACACGTTGGGGCCCACGCCTGGCCGCAGGACAAGATCAACGCGGTGATCGTGGCTGAGACGCTGAAAGGCCGCCGGGTTGTGCGCCTCAAATCGGGTGACCCCGGTATCTTTGGCCGCGTTGCCGAAGAATTGGCCGCCGCCCGCGCGGCCGGCATAGAGGCCGAGGTTGTTCCCGGGGTCACGGCCGCCTGCGCCGCCGCCGCGCAGACAGGTATTCCGCTGACCGAACATGGCGTGTCGGACATACTTGTGCTGACCACAGCCAAATGCAAGGCCGACGACCCTCTTCCCGACTGTGCTCTCTATGCAAAGCCAGGAACCACGATTGTCATTTACATGGCCGTCAGGCAGGCTGGAGATCGTCCCGTTTCCCGGACAGTTTGA
- a CDS encoding LysR family transcriptional regulator produces MSRSKPSDQLPDFSLLRNFCVIAGSASLTEAAAKCDLSQPALSQQLQRLEAALGVLLIERNTRPIRLTRAGKRLAEGLPSQLQDLVRLVEHVRSTPNVSRKKLRIAMPDSMSCTMGAEFLSVATSLADSVELSAGISPWADDALLGRSFDLMVDSLPYDTLGYVNPAKIFIDPYVLVYPASLPRKRPEDFVVTDPQIAYAPTTKFGVRAARIARQLGADTEPAFSFDSSQSLLRFVQVGYGWAVTSVLCLYQTPAALRDLSIFLAPPEACRTLMLLSRTEEMQELSQDVNQRLVKVFKELVDGPWQKMSPEAASYLRLANPDIFSDPDTPLSNG; encoded by the coding sequence ATGAGCCGCAGCAAGCCCTCGGATCAGCTTCCGGATTTTTCGCTCCTGCGGAATTTCTGTGTCATTGCCGGTTCGGCCAGTCTCACCGAGGCGGCCGCAAAATGCGACTTATCTCAACCTGCGCTTTCCCAGCAGTTGCAGCGGCTCGAAGCAGCTCTGGGTGTTTTGCTGATAGAGCGGAACACCCGGCCTATCCGTCTGACGCGGGCAGGAAAGAGACTTGCAGAAGGGCTGCCCAGCCAATTGCAGGATCTGGTGAGACTGGTCGAACACGTACGCTCGACACCGAATGTCAGCCGCAAGAAGCTGAGGATTGCTATGCCGGACAGCATGTCCTGCACAATGGGGGCTGAATTCCTGTCAGTAGCGACATCTCTTGCAGATTCGGTGGAGTTGAGCGCGGGGATCTCTCCGTGGGCGGATGACGCGCTATTGGGGCGCAGCTTCGATCTTATGGTCGACAGCCTGCCCTATGACACACTTGGCTATGTGAACCCGGCCAAAATCTTCATAGATCCTTATGTCCTGGTCTACCCCGCCTCGCTGCCCCGCAAGCGACCGGAAGACTTTGTCGTCACCGATCCTCAGATCGCCTATGCGCCTACCACAAAGTTCGGAGTGCGCGCGGCCAGGATTGCACGGCAATTGGGAGCGGATACCGAGCCTGCCTTCAGCTTTGATTCAAGCCAGAGCCTGCTGCGCTTTGTTCAGGTCGGTTATGGCTGGGCCGTAACTTCTGTCCTGTGTCTTTATCAGACACCTGCAGCTTTACGTGATCTCTCGATTTTCCTTGCGCCGCCTGAAGCATGCCGCACGCTAATGCTTCTCAGCCGCACTGAAGAAATGCAGGAGCTGTCCCAAGACGTGAACCAACGGCTGGTCAAGGTGTTCAAAGAGCTGGTGGACGGCCCCTGGCAAAAAATGTCGCCAGAGGCCGCGAGTTACTTGAGACTAGCGAACCCGGATATCTTTTCTGACCCGGATACGCCGCTGTCAAACGGCTAA
- a CDS encoding amino acid ABC transporter permease, protein MATNNLPGISSPARTDLPVLKPYVLSGGTYDEMFLVRWLAGIPPQLILLMLLAWPTLALAQTPSYGMGDAFAALWRWIPFLTFQGFVFNVVISVFSMLIGTFAGAALGLGQISQNNWLRRLSWGVTQLFRNAPWLVILFIVLLAFPFEIEIFGLVIPIPAWMKAVIGLSLPIMANISEIVRGAVMSVPSAQWEAAEALSFSRTQTLWQIILPQCFKRMIPPWMNWYAILTMATPLCSLLGVGEIITFSRQAMEAENNRPELLVPFFGYALVLFFAYCYPIARITIALEKRFAVKL, encoded by the coding sequence ATGGCCACTAACAACCTTCCGGGCATCAGTAGCCCAGCCCGCACCGACCTGCCGGTCCTGAAACCCTATGTCCTTTCCGGTGGAACCTATGACGAGATGTTTCTGGTCCGTTGGCTGGCTGGCATCCCACCGCAGCTCATCCTGCTGATGTTGCTGGCCTGGCCGACTTTGGCCCTTGCCCAGACGCCCAGTTATGGCATGGGAGATGCCTTTGCGGCTCTTTGGCGTTGGATACCGTTTCTAACCTTTCAGGGCTTTGTTTTCAATGTCGTGATTTCGGTCTTTTCAATGCTGATCGGCACCTTCGCCGGAGCGGCTCTGGGGCTTGGGCAGATTTCTCAGAACAATTGGCTGCGACGCCTGAGCTGGGGGGTTACCCAGTTGTTCCGCAATGCGCCCTGGCTGGTAATCCTGTTTATCGTGTTGCTCGCCTTTCCATTTGAGATTGAGATCTTCGGCCTGGTGATCCCCATCCCAGCCTGGATGAAGGCCGTCATCGGATTGTCCCTTCCGATCATGGCGAATATCTCCGAAATTGTGCGCGGAGCTGTGATGTCTGTACCTTCGGCGCAATGGGAAGCAGCCGAAGCGCTGTCCTTCTCCAGGACGCAGACACTGTGGCAGATCATTCTGCCGCAATGCTTCAAACGCATGATCCCGCCGTGGATGAACTGGTATGCCATCCTGACAATGGCGACCCCGTTGTGCTCGCTGCTGGGTGTCGGTGAAATCATTACCTTTTCGCGCCAGGCAATGGAGGCGGAAAACAACCGGCCTGAGCTTCTGGTGCCATTCTTCGGGTATGCGTTGGTTCTGTTCTTTGCCTATTGCTACCCGATCGCCCGCATCACAATCGCGCTGGAAAAGCGCTTTGCAGTCAAACTCTGA
- a CDS encoding hybrid sensor histidine kinase/response regulator produces the protein MKLKPSGITRKIALATALLGILSGLFLGLYTLLADHSLRIGAARLNAERIIQATLPQIAGAYWEVDVPAVRAILNGLLEDPVILSARIEDPLLTEAQRDSSGLIDLSVSRQPPPAPPWLIILFQPGSQAEEISYVLTNPRDGSEIGRLVLELSFRPVQEDMVARSYAVLGSSILQTLLVTAVIFLIVQLIVIRPLARLQAAALRVRDGYSFRLKGRDQRMFDVNRQDEISRLARAFRRTVTELEASRDNLQELVDERTRELLVARNEAVEASQAKSIFLANMSHELRTPLNAIIGLSGILLREGQSNTNTRNLTDLRAAAVQLSENIDSILDLSKIEAGELVLEQVWFRLDDLLDDVLIQTRALMAGKPVLLTWDYAPDLPEEVCADPLRLRQIMVNFVSNAVKFTKEGEIRLLAAYHDGALRLGVIDTGIGISPDQIESIFKAFGQADSSTTRQYGGTGLGLSIAQRLADRMHGKLLVESEPGRGAEFAILLHPPTRAAPQQSETADLIKVEGTEGPVRQLQIMANRAAAIIAGPIPPVTVTVTAAHATFFMQSSGSMESKRLAFPITHRELAAVVLELQTGGNSKPPKDDILAGLDVLVVEDNPVNLAVFVSLVETLGATVRTATNGLEAMEQTAEAMPGVILMDLHMPLMDGYRALKNLQSKYQASLAPVVAATANATQEEAERCTAAGFAGFIPKPIDPSQLRSLLAGLCGNNRLPGIDQEKGLFYAGGNQRHYEASLRRFHASVREWSVGLATQADGPEGPGVANLLHVIKGGAGTVGADRLAELAASAEKGNTSIETVEQALSQMLAQFDACSPISEHELPLTPGRLNRISALVSNRDLQALEEVQKTGSGDLPESAKAALQSLGAALKVLDFEMADQILEQLAGWLHED, from the coding sequence GTGAAGCTCAAACCCTCCGGCATCACACGTAAGATTGCGCTTGCAACTGCGCTGCTAGGGATTTTATCCGGCCTGTTTCTTGGGTTGTATACGCTGCTGGCGGATCATTCCCTCAGAATTGGTGCGGCGCGCCTAAATGCCGAGCGGATCATTCAAGCAACGCTGCCGCAGATTGCCGGCGCCTATTGGGAGGTGGATGTTCCTGCCGTCCGCGCCATTCTGAACGGCCTGCTCGAAGATCCGGTGATCCTGAGCGCACGTATTGAAGATCCGCTTCTGACCGAGGCGCAACGTGACAGCAGTGGCTTGATCGACTTGTCCGTATCGCGCCAGCCACCGCCCGCGCCGCCCTGGCTGATCATTCTGTTTCAGCCAGGCAGCCAGGCAGAGGAGATTTCATACGTATTGACCAACCCGCGCGACGGCAGTGAGATCGGCCGACTGGTGCTGGAGCTATCTTTTCGCCCGGTACAGGAAGATATGGTTGCCCGCAGCTATGCCGTGCTTGGCTCAAGCATTCTGCAGACCCTGCTGGTGACGGCTGTTATTTTCCTGATTGTGCAATTGATTGTTATCCGCCCTCTTGCCCGGCTTCAGGCGGCTGCTCTCAGGGTGCGTGATGGGTACTCTTTCCGGCTGAAAGGGCGCGACCAGCGAATGTTCGATGTAAACAGGCAGGATGAGATTTCTCGTCTGGCCCGTGCATTCCGGCGCACGGTGACTGAACTTGAGGCCAGCCGTGATAATCTGCAGGAGCTTGTGGATGAGCGTACTCGCGAACTGCTGGTGGCGCGCAACGAAGCAGTCGAAGCCTCCCAGGCAAAGTCAATCTTTCTTGCCAACATGAGCCATGAGCTGCGTACACCGCTCAATGCGATTATCGGATTGTCCGGCATTCTTCTGCGGGAAGGTCAAAGCAACACAAATACGCGCAACCTGACCGATCTGAGGGCTGCTGCCGTCCAGCTGTCGGAGAACATCGACAGTATTTTGGATCTCTCCAAGATCGAGGCCGGAGAGTTGGTTCTGGAGCAGGTCTGGTTCCGTCTTGATGATCTTCTGGACGATGTGCTGATACAGACAAGAGCGCTGATGGCTGGCAAACCAGTGCTACTAACCTGGGATTATGCTCCGGATCTGCCAGAAGAGGTTTGTGCGGACCCTCTGCGCCTGCGGCAGATTATGGTCAACTTTGTCTCAAACGCGGTGAAATTCACGAAAGAGGGCGAGATCCGCCTGCTGGCTGCATATCACGACGGCGCTCTGCGCCTGGGCGTGATAGACACCGGGATTGGGATCTCCCCGGACCAGATCGAAAGCATCTTCAAAGCTTTTGGGCAAGCCGACAGTTCAACCACCCGCCAGTACGGGGGCACCGGACTTGGCCTGTCCATTGCCCAAAGGCTTGCGGACAGGATGCACGGTAAGCTTCTGGTGGAAAGTGAGCCTGGCAGGGGGGCTGAGTTTGCGATCCTTCTGCACCCGCCAACCCGGGCCGCGCCGCAGCAAAGCGAAACCGCGGATCTGATCAAGGTTGAGGGCACGGAGGGACCGGTCCGGCAGCTTCAGATAATGGCAAACCGGGCGGCGGCAATCATCGCCGGTCCAATACCGCCGGTCACGGTCACCGTCACAGCGGCCCATGCAACATTTTTTATGCAGTCTTCGGGCAGCATGGAAAGCAAACGTCTTGCTTTCCCAATCACCCATAGGGAATTGGCCGCAGTTGTTTTGGAATTGCAAACCGGCGGTAACTCGAAACCGCCAAAGGACGACATCCTTGCAGGTCTGGATGTGCTGGTGGTGGAGGACAACCCTGTCAATCTGGCCGTCTTTGTTTCGCTGGTGGAAACACTTGGCGCCACGGTGCGCACAGCGACGAACGGTCTCGAGGCAATGGAACAAACCGCAGAGGCGATGCCCGGCGTGATTTTGATGGATCTGCATATGCCCCTGATGGATGGATACCGCGCTCTGAAAAATCTTCAGAGCAAGTATCAGGCAAGTTTGGCCCCAGTTGTCGCCGCAACGGCCAATGCCACCCAGGAAGAAGCCGAGCGCTGCACAGCTGCCGGCTTTGCCGGGTTTATCCCTAAGCCGATCGATCCGTCACAGCTTCGCAGCCTTCTGGCCGGGCTTTGCGGTAACAATCGGTTGCCGGGAATCGATCAGGAAAAGGGGCTGTTTTACGCGGGCGGCAACCAGCGGCACTATGAAGCTTCCCTGCGCCGGTTTCATGCCAGTGTGCGTGAATGGTCCGTAGGTCTGGCGACTCAGGCTGACGGGCCGGAAGGCCCGGGCGTGGCCAATCTCCTTCATGTCATTAAAGGGGGGGCCGGCACGGTGGGGGCCGACAGGTTGGCGGAACTTGCTGCAAGCGCTGAGAAAGGAAACACCTCTATCGAAACAGTGGAGCAGGCCCTATCCCAGATGCTTGCGCAGTTCGACGCATGCAGCCCTATTTCTGAACATGAATTGCCGCTTACTCCCGGCAGGCTGAATAGGATTAGCGCACTTGTCAGTAACCGTGACCTTCAGGCCCTTGAAGAAGTACAGAAAACAGGATCAGGAGATCTTCCGGAATCTGCCAAGGCGGCACTTCAAAGCCTTGGGGCGGCCTTGAAAGTGCTGGACTTTGAAATGGCTGATCAAATTTTGGAACAGCTCGCGGGTTGGCTTCACGAGGACTGA
- a CDS encoding IS3 family transposase has product MNAKRAFVAAHKTVYPIVQLCRLVGVARSWFYGFVQSQLARDQRHKLRTDRDAELLPKIKEAFSQSKKRYGSKRVHQDLKADGEDVSERRVARIMRENNVTPRPCKRRKPCTTDSNHSLKPSPNLLEQRFACTGQNRVWLTDITYVDTKEGWLYVAAIKDMATREIVGWAMDDHLRSELCCDALNMALGRRGPVPGLIHHSDRGVQYAGSEYRKLLGAARITQSMSRTGECLDNAPMESFFASLKKELVHRERFKTRA; this is encoded by the coding sequence ATGAACGCGAAACGTGCTTTCGTCGCTGCCCACAAGACTGTTTACCCGATCGTTCAGCTCTGTCGCCTTGTTGGTGTTGCGCGCAGCTGGTTTTACGGCTTTGTCCAGTCACAACTTGCTCGAGATCAGCGGCACAAGCTACGTACCGACCGGGACGCCGAGTTGCTTCCAAAGATTAAAGAGGCGTTTTCTCAAAGCAAAAAACGGTATGGGTCAAAGCGGGTCCACCAGGATCTGAAAGCCGATGGCGAGGACGTTTCGGAGCGGCGCGTGGCCAGAATAATGCGGGAAAACAATGTCACGCCTCGCCCGTGCAAGCGCCGAAAGCCGTGCACCACAGACAGCAATCACAGCCTCAAACCCTCGCCAAACCTACTGGAACAACGGTTCGCTTGCACCGGTCAGAACCGGGTTTGGCTCACTGACATTACCTACGTCGATACGAAAGAAGGATGGCTCTACGTTGCTGCCATCAAGGACATGGCCACGCGCGAAATCGTGGGCTGGGCAATGGACGATCATCTGCGATCCGAACTGTGCTGTGATGCCCTGAACATGGCTCTGGGGCGCCGCGGACCGGTGCCTGGTCTCATTCATCATTCAGATCGCGGCGTGCAATACGCAGGCAGCGAATACCGCAAACTGCTCGGGGCGGCACGCATCACGCAATCCATGAGCCGTACGGGCGAATGCCTGGATAACGCTCCAATGGAAAGTTTCTTCGCATCACTGAAAAAGGAACTGGTTCACCGGGAGCGATTCAAAACGCGCGCCTAG
- a CDS encoding amino acid ABC transporter permease has product MQLAEDFPRWNFIWLYDEKQAGRILSGLWMTVKLSFACVLLSLLIGIAGAWLQGARNRILRAGVQGYIQFFRNTPPLVQLLFFYFALGQFTPVVAGPDGWTEVPVVSAAGWAIISLSFFAGAFNVEIFRAGIEAVPYSTREAAEALGMSRTQTFTNVVFPLALRVSIPALNNNLVNLVKTTTQAFAIAVPELLYESVSVWNDFPSAQNPTMLLLFVVYLGLVGVLVFGMNSWERKMRIPGYGH; this is encoded by the coding sequence GTGCAGCTTGCCGAGGATTTCCCGCGCTGGAATTTCATCTGGCTTTATGACGAGAAGCAGGCCGGACGCATCTTGTCCGGCCTGTGGATGACGGTGAAGCTTAGCTTTGCCTGTGTACTGCTATCACTGCTGATCGGCATTGCAGGAGCCTGGCTGCAAGGGGCCCGCAACCGCATTCTTCGTGCGGGTGTTCAGGGCTACATCCAGTTCTTCCGCAACACACCGCCACTGGTACAGCTGCTGTTTTTCTACTTTGCATTGGGTCAGTTCACTCCCGTAGTAGCCGGTCCTGACGGCTGGACCGAAGTGCCAGTGGTCTCAGCTGCCGGCTGGGCCATCATTTCGCTGTCATTTTTTGCAGGAGCCTTCAACGTCGAAATCTTCCGGGCCGGGATTGAAGCTGTGCCGTATTCAACCCGCGAAGCTGCGGAAGCGCTGGGGATGAGCCGGACACAAACCTTCACCAATGTGGTCTTCCCCCTGGCATTACGGGTTTCGATTCCTGCACTGAACAACAACCTTGTGAACTTAGTGAAGACCACCACCCAGGCTTTTGCCATCGCCGTGCCGGAGCTGCTGTATGAAAGCGTTTCTGTCTGGAACGATTTTCCATCAGCGCAGAACCCGACAATGCTGCTTCTTTTCGTTGTCTATCTGGGCCTCGTCGGGGTTCTGGTCTTCGGCATGAACTCCTGGGAACGCAAAATGAGGATACCGGGCTATGGCCACTAA
- a CDS encoding transporter substrate-binding domain-containing protein has product MKHLIATTALASFALAPIAATAAECTNDTWNRIQERGKIVVGVKADYKPWGFRDTDGSIVGMEIDMAQDIAETLGVELELTPVVASNRMQFLEQGQIDLMIATMTDRADRREIVGIVGPNYYTSGTNILAPKALGFSSWEELNGKPVCGVQGAFYNQIIEDKYGAQIVAFGGSAEARQALRDKKCVAFVYDDSSIGSAIASGEWDDFEMPLASEDDSPWGLAVPKGEEHCVFGRFMTGMQYGWHQDGSLIDWETKWGIKPTAYLQDLNAKLADPVAE; this is encoded by the coding sequence ATGAAACACCTGATTGCCACCACAGCCCTGGCCAGCTTTGCTCTGGCGCCGATCGCAGCCACTGCTGCGGAATGCACCAATGACACCTGGAACAGGATTCAGGAGCGCGGCAAGATCGTTGTCGGCGTCAAAGCAGACTACAAGCCCTGGGGTTTCCGGGACACCGACGGGTCGATTGTCGGCATGGAAATCGACATGGCCCAGGATATTGCTGAGACACTTGGCGTTGAACTGGAACTGACCCCGGTCGTCGCTTCGAACCGGATGCAGTTTCTGGAACAGGGTCAGATTGATCTGATGATTGCCACCATGACCGACCGCGCCGACCGCCGTGAAATCGTCGGAATTGTCGGCCCGAACTACTATACGTCGGGCACTAATATCCTGGCCCCGAAGGCATTGGGGTTCTCTTCCTGGGAAGAATTGAACGGCAAACCGGTCTGTGGTGTGCAAGGTGCGTTCTACAATCAGATCATTGAAGACAAATACGGCGCCCAAATCGTGGCCTTTGGTGGATCCGCTGAGGCTCGCCAGGCGTTGCGTGACAAGAAATGTGTTGCCTTCGTCTATGACGATTCCTCGATCGGCTCGGCAATTGCTTCCGGCGAATGGGACGACTTCGAAATGCCGCTGGCGTCCGAGGACGACAGCCCCTGGGGCCTGGCGGTTCCGAAGGGAGAGGAGCACTGTGTCTTTGGCCGCTTCATGACCGGTATGCAGTACGGCTGGCACCAGGATGGCAGCCTGATCGATTGGGAAACCAAATGGGGCATCAAACCGACGGCCTACCTGCAGGATCTGAACGCCAAGCTGGCAGACCCAGTCGCAGAATAA
- a CDS encoding response regulator, which produces MKQLKRHLPPLTSLLAFEAAARLGGFTAAAEELNVSREAVSRQIRTLESHLRISLFERDANRALMGAAGARFFATVSPNLTAIAVAARELAGEIGNSPDLDGAAPPGDDEELPSLLVVDDTPQNIHHLHGLLRDAYRIIPQTSGKAALSFLAGELADLVLLDIRMPDMDGYEVCRQIKSTASLADVPVIFLTSFDDPMDETKGLEMGACDFITRPIVPAVLRARIRSHIELRQAKTALEKLLARRADRLEKAEQLLARMCSDIGQFQSS; this is translated from the coding sequence ATGAAACAGCTCAAACGCCATTTGCCGCCTCTGACTTCTCTACTTGCGTTTGAAGCTGCTGCCCGCCTAGGCGGTTTTACCGCTGCGGCGGAAGAGTTGAACGTCTCCCGAGAGGCTGTCAGTCGACAGATCCGGACACTGGAAAGCCATCTTAGAATTTCTCTGTTTGAGAGGGACGCGAACCGGGCGCTCATGGGAGCGGCCGGAGCACGTTTCTTTGCAACGGTGTCACCCAATCTTACCGCAATTGCAGTTGCGGCCAGGGAATTGGCCGGAGAAATCGGCAATAGCCCCGACCTGGACGGCGCGGCCCCTCCGGGAGATGATGAGGAGCTGCCGTCGCTTCTTGTGGTTGATGACACACCTCAGAACATTCACCACTTGCACGGCCTGCTGAGGGACGCTTACCGGATCATTCCGCAAACCTCCGGCAAAGCAGCCCTGTCTTTTCTCGCGGGGGAGTTGGCAGACCTGGTTCTACTGGATATCCGGATGCCGGATATGGATGGCTACGAGGTCTGCCGGCAAATCAAATCCACGGCCAGCCTTGCTGATGTACCGGTGATATTCCTGACCAGTTTCGATGATCCGATGGATGAAACCAAAGGCCTGGAAATGGGCGCTTGCGACTTTATCACCCGGCCCATCGTTCCCGCCGTTCTGCGCGCTAGGATCCGCAGCCATATTGAACTGCGCCAGGCAAAAACGGCCTTGGAAAAACTGCTGGCGCGGCGGGCAGACCGGCTCGAGAAAGCCGAGCAGCTTCTGGCCCGGATGTGTTCAGATATCGGACAGTTTCAGTCCTCGTGA
- a CDS encoding substrate-binding periplasmic protein produces MNRFLQIVTAICLLGIMMRPVQAETWVVGSMEGFAPFNYSIEGEYSGIDVQILNEAAEQIGVTLDHRPLPWKRALLDFETGQLDAVFQLAPTPERFQKWNMVGPLRRTRTVFVTLKDSPIQDVHTLSDLDGLVVGVVSGFTYEARFDHYQPLQREASLDDFTNLRKLLLGRSDLIVGGYETLHYVASELNALDKLKFLPTPLAEHARYIGFHRSPEGDDMARRLQAELERMQANRIPPEYLRHFFSR; encoded by the coding sequence ATGAACCGGTTCTTGCAGATCGTGACGGCTATCTGCCTGCTTGGCATTATGATGCGCCCCGTCCAGGCAGAAACCTGGGTGGTCGGATCCATGGAAGGCTTTGCACCCTTCAACTACTCAATCGAAGGCGAATATTCGGGCATTGATGTGCAGATCCTGAATGAGGCTGCAGAACAGATCGGGGTCACGCTGGACCACAGGCCGCTGCCCTGGAAGCGCGCCTTGCTGGATTTCGAGACCGGTCAGCTTGATGCCGTGTTTCAGCTGGCGCCCACGCCTGAGCGGTTTCAGAAATGGAACATGGTCGGGCCCCTGCGCCGCACGCGCACTGTTTTTGTGACTTTGAAAGATTCCCCGATCCAGGATGTCCATACGCTTTCGGACCTGGACGGCCTCGTTGTAGGTGTGGTTTCGGGGTTCACATACGAAGCGCGCTTCGATCATTATCAGCCGCTGCAACGCGAAGCCTCGCTGGATGATTTCACTAATCTGCGCAAGCTGCTTCTCGGCCGTTCTGATCTGATTGTCGGCGGCTACGAGACACTGCATTATGTGGCCAGTGAACTGAATGCGCTGGACAAACTGAAGTTTCTGCCGACCCCTTTGGCGGAACACGCCCGCTATATCGGCTTCCACCGCTCACCGGAAGGCGATGATATGGCCCGCCGCCTGCAGGCGGAACTGGAAAGGATGCAGGCAAACCGTATCCCGCCCGAGTACCTGCGCCATTTTTTCTCACGATGA